Part of the Kushneria marisflavi genome, TGGCAGTGCCTTGAAGGCATTGGGTTCGGTGAGGTCATGAGTTATGGCGCGCTGGCGCGAGCGCTGGGTCTGTCACGCGGCCATGCCCGCGCAGTAGGTAGCGCGGTCGGACGCAACCCGGTATCCATGATCGTGCCCTGTCATCGCGTCGTGGCCGGCAGCGGTGGACTGACCGGCTATGCGGGCGGTCTGGCGCGCAAGGCCCACCTGCTGGCGCTGGAAGGGCGTCCGGAAGGGTTAGCCGCGCTCCGCCAGATCGAGGGCGAGCATCATCTCACCGCTGGCGTCGAATGCCTCCAGTGACGTCGCAAGCCCGTCGGGGCCCGGCCGCACGACCTGCCA contains:
- a CDS encoding methylated-DNA--[protein]-cysteine S-methyltransferase, which gives rise to MIEYAVMPSVLGDTVLRAESEHLTGVFFNDQRHFPPSVKGPFILAKQSRSNVIRKACEEIEAYLAGERQHFELALSLQGSPFQRRVWQCLEGIGFGEVMSYGALARALGLSRGHARAVGSAVGRNPVSMIVPCHRVVAGSGGLTGYAGGLARKAHLLALEGRPEGLAALRQIEGEHHLTAGVECLQ